In Roseomonas fluvialis, one genomic interval encodes:
- a CDS encoding ABC transporter permease, with translation MRRSPLMQALAWCVLALLVLPAFIVIPISLTPNRYLSLPTDGISLQHWESLLTNPIWREGIWLSLFIALTSTGLAVAAGTLCSIGCWRLGSGATKVVRAAMIVPLMVPTIAYALGLYRLYVEFRLVGSTIGVVMAHTVTALPYVALTVTAALANLDPRLEQAARGLGASTSQTLWRVILPNLKLGIASGAVFAFIHSWDELLIVIFVGGRNLFTLPRLMWDGINENLDPTIAAVASAMILITLVALLLDMAIRARRDANS, from the coding sequence ATGCGACGCTCACCGCTCATGCAGGCCCTGGCGTGGTGCGTGCTGGCGCTGCTCGTGCTGCCGGCGTTCATCGTCATCCCGATCTCGCTGACGCCGAACCGCTACCTCTCCCTGCCGACCGACGGCATATCGCTGCAGCATTGGGAAAGCCTGCTGACGAATCCCATCTGGCGGGAGGGCATCTGGCTCAGCCTGTTCATCGCGCTCACCTCCACGGGGCTCGCGGTGGCGGCCGGCACGCTCTGTTCGATCGGCTGCTGGCGCCTGGGATCCGGCGCGACGAAGGTGGTGCGCGCCGCGATGATCGTGCCGCTGATGGTGCCGACCATCGCTTATGCGCTCGGTCTCTATCGCCTCTATGTCGAATTCCGCCTGGTCGGTTCGACGATCGGCGTGGTGATGGCGCATACGGTGACGGCGCTGCCCTACGTCGCGCTGACCGTAACGGCGGCATTGGCGAATCTGGACCCGCGGCTCGAGCAGGCCGCGCGGGGCCTAGGCGCCTCGACCTCGCAGACTCTCTGGCGAGTGATCCTGCCCAATCTTAAGCTCGGTATCGCATCTGGCGCGGTCTTCGCCTTCATCCATTCCTGGGATGAGCTGCTGATCGTCATCTTCGTCGGCGGTCGCAACCTTTTCACGCTGCCGCGGCTGATGTGGGACGGCATCAACGAGAACCTCGACCCCACCATCGCCGCTGTCGCCAGCGCGATGATCCTCATCACCCTCGTCGCCCTCCTGCTGGACATGGCTATCCGGGCCCGGCGCGACGCCAACAGCTGA